Proteins found in one Zonotrichia leucophrys gambelii isolate GWCS_2022_RI chromosome 28, RI_Zleu_2.0, whole genome shotgun sequence genomic segment:
- the SUGP1 gene encoding SURP and G-patch domain-containing protein 1 produces MDNHRDAPGKASRWFGVSQSKSAKTSVNILQQEELIAQKKREIEARLEQQARQNSLSIPQLPLLGDDDGSESEASVSNKFVNDGSFLQQFLKLQKEKSNAESAPNAPNNPGNAPAPQAGKKPPGLLGKRPGQALSRMLQARSLAPPRAGPVLSRLSVFQGPDEDDEEDYEQWLEIKVLPPEDAETRQVVEKLARFVAEGGPELEKVAMEDYKDNPAFSFLHDKNSREFLYYRKKVAEIRKENQNSQAASSQKVSPPADQETRNSAEKLAQFVAAGGPEVEAIALQNNRENPAFRFLYEPHSKGHRYYRQKLEEFRRARAAPGGSPFPGNPQECGLKRKSSPEASPSPVGFPPLPVPVPPPLPLPVPAPLVPAALPIPSASPAPSSSSTSPPDQLAPSPAPIPNSAPVPNPAVSPNPAAIPNLATTPNPSVAPSPAPGSTKKKRKSRWGPEEEKVELPLPQLVQQLDSPSPLSVQDLKGLGYEKGKPVGLVGVTELSEAQKKQLKEQQEMQQMYDMIMKHKRAMQEMQLLWERALQQHQHGYDSDEEVDSELGTWEHRLRRMEMDKTREWAEQLTQMGRGKHFIGDFLPPDELEKFMETFKALKEGREPDYSEYKEFKLTVENIGYQMLMKMGWKEGEGLGSDGQGIKNPVSNPWEYGKGLYGVCMRDTREDDEYEAFRKRMMLAYRFRPNPLNNPRRPYY; encoded by the exons ATGGACAACCACAGGGATGCGCCAG GGAAGGCGAGCCGGTGGTTCGGCGTGTCGCAGTCCAAGTCGGCCAAGACGAGCGTGaacatcctgcagcaggaggagctgattGCCCAGAAGAAACGGGAGATCGAGGCccggctggagcagcaggcGCGGCAGAACTCCCTCAGCATCCCGCAGCTCCCGCTGCTCGGAGA CGATGATGGCTCCGAGAGCGAGGCCTCTGTGTCCAACAAGTTTGTGAACGatgggagcttcctgcagcaattcctgaagctccagaaggaaaaatccaatGCTG AAAGCGCCCCCAACGCCCCGAACAACCCCGGGAATGCCCCGGCGCCACAGGCCGGGAAGAAGCCCCcggggctgctggggaagcGGCCGGGGCAGGCGCTGAGCCGCATGCTGCAGGCCCGCAGCCTCGCCCCGCCCAGGGCCGGGCCCGTGCTCAGCCGCCTCAGCGTCTTCCAGGGCCCCGACGAGGACGACGAGGAGGATTACGAGCAGTGGCTGGAGATCAAAG TTTTGCCCCCAGAGGACGCGGAGACGCGGCAGGTGGTGGAAAAGCTGGCCAGGTTCGTGGCTGAGGGCGGCCCCGAGCTCGAGAAGGTCGCCATGGAGGACTACAAGGACAACCCTGCTTTCTC gtttttgCATGATAAGAACAGCAGAGAATTCCTTTACTACAGGAAGAAAGTGGCAgaaattaggaaagaaaatcaaaattccCAGGCAGCCTCTTCCCAAAAAG TTTCCCCCCCAGCCGACCAGGAGACGCGCAACTCGGCCGAGAAGCTGGCGCAGTTCGTGGCTGCAGGCGGGCCCGAGGTGGAGGCCATTGCCCTGCAGAACAACAGGGAGAACCCTGCCTTCAG GTTCCTGTACGAGCCCCACAGCAAAGGGCACCGCTACTACCGCCAGAAGCTGGAGGAGTTCCGCAGGGCCCGGGCTGCCCCCGGGGGCtccccctttcccgggaatCCCCAGGAATGCGGCCTCAAACGGAAAAGCAGCCCCGAGGCCTCTCCCTCCCCCGTGGGCTTCCCCCCTCTCCCCGTTCCCGTCCCGCCGCCTCTGCCTCTCCCCGTTCCCGCTCCCCTTGTTCCCGCTGCTCTGCCCATTCCTTCGGCCTCTCCTgccccctcctcatcctccaccTCCCCTCCGGATCAGCTGGCCCCCAGTCCAGCCCCGATCCCAAACTCTGCCCCAGTCCCGAATCCAGCCGTGAGCCCAAACCCAGCTGCAATCCCAAATCTTGCCACGACCCCAAATCCATCCGTGGCCCCAAGTCCTGCTCCGGGCAGCAccaaaaagaagaggaagagccGGTGGGGGCcggaggaggagaaggtggaattgcccctgccccagctggtgcagcagctggattctccctctcccctctcag ttcaGGACCTGAAGGGTCTGGGGTACGAGAAGGGCAAACCCGTGGGACTGGTGGGAGTCACGGAGCTCTCGGAGGCCcagaagaagcagctgaaggagcagcaggag ATGCAGCAGATGTACGACATGATCATGAAGCACAAGCGGGCGATGCAGGagatgcagctgctgtgggagcgggcgctgcagcagcaccagcacggCTACGACAGCGACGAGGAGGTGGACAGCGAGCTGGGCACGTGGGAGCACCGCCTGCGCCGCATGGAGATGGACAAGACCCGCG AGTGGGCGGAGCAGCTGACCCAGATGGGCCGAGGGAAACATTTCATCGGGGATTTCCTCCCGCCCGACGAGCTGGAAAAGTTCATGGAGACCTTCAAGGCACTCAAG gagggTCGGGAGCCGGATTATTCCGAGTACAAGGAATTCAAGCTGACGGTGGAAAACATCGGATACCAAATGCTGATGAAAAtgggatggaaggaaggagagggactgggatccGATGGGCAGGGAATTAAAAACCCTGTCAGCAA CCCGTGGGAATACGGGAAGGGTTTGTACGGAGTGTGTATGCGTGATACGAGG GAGGACGACGAGTACGAGGCCTTCCGCAAGCGCATGATGCTGGCCTACCGCTTCCGGCCCAACCCCCTG AACAACCCACGTCGACCTTACTACTGA
- the MAU2 gene encoding MAU2 chromatid cohesion factor homolog yields MAAVAAGAAAPQQPPPPQQPPQPAGGGGSGSGEAAGAAGGAGGGGGGAGGGGGAAGPAPGSGSGGGAAAGESWYLALLGLAEHFRTSSPPKVRLCVHCLQAVLPRKPPARMEARTHLQLGSVLYHHTRNGDQARGHLEKAWLISQQIPQFEDVKFEAASLLSELYCQENSVDTAKPLLRKAIQISQQTPYWHCRLLFQLAQLHTLEKDLVSACDLLGVGAEYARVVGSEYTRALFLLSKGMLLLMERKLQEVHPLLTLCGQIVENWQGNPIQKESLRVFFLVLQVTHYLDAGQVKSVKPCLKQLQQCIQTISTLHDDEILPSNPADLFHWLPKEHMCVLVYLVTVMHSMQAGYLEKAQKYTDKALMQLEKLKMLDCSPILSSFQVILLEHIIMCRLVTGHKATALQEISQVCQLCQQSPRLFSNHAAQLHTLLGLYCISVNCMDNAEAQFTTALRLTTHQELWAFIVTNLASVYIREGNRHQELYSLLERINPDHNFPVSSHCLRAAAFYIRGLFSFFQGRYNEAKRFLRETLKMSNAEDLNRLTACSLVLLGHIFYVLGNHRESNNMVVPAMQLASKIPDMSVQLWSSALLRDLNKACGNAMDAHEAAQMHQNFSQQLLQDHIEACSLPEHNLITWTDGPPPVQFQAQNGPTTSLASLL; encoded by the exons atggcggcggtggcggcgggcgcggcggcccctcagcagccgccgccgcctcaGCAGCCGCCGCAgccggcgggaggcggcgggagcggttccggggaggcggcgggagcCGCGGGTGGTGccggaggcggcggcggaggtgccggaggcggcggcggcgcagcCGGGCCTGCGCCGGGCTCGGGGtcgggcggcggcgcggccgcgggCGAGTCGTGGTACCTGGCGCTGCTGGGCCTGGCCGAGCATTTCCGCACGTCCAGCCCGCCTAAGGTGCGGCTGTGCGTGCACTGCCTGCAGGCCGTGCTGCCCCGCAAGCCCCCGGCCCGCATGGAGGCCCGCACGCACCTCCAGCTCGGCTCCGTCCTCTACCACCACACCCGCAACGGCGACCAGGCCCGcgggcacctggagaaggcg TGGCTGATATCCCAGCAG ATCCCCCAGTTTGAAGATGTGAAGTTTGAGGCAGCCAGTTTGCTGTCAGAGCTCTACTGCCAGGAG AATTCCGTGGACACGGCCAAGCCCCTGCTGCGCAAAGCCATCCAGATCTCCCAGCAGACTCCCTactggcactgcaggctgctctTCCAGCTGGCT caACTGCACACGCTGGAGAAGGATTTGGTGTCGGCCTGCGACCTGCTGGGCGTGGGGGCGGAGTACGCGCGCGTGGTGGGCTCCGAGTACACCAG AGCCCTCTTTCTGCTCAGCAAGGGGATG ctgctgctgatggagAGGAAGCTGCAGGAGGTTCACCCGCTGCTGACGCTGTGCGGGCAGATCGTGGAGAACTGGCAGGGCAACCCCATCCAGAAGGAATCCCTCAGGGTCTTCTTCCTGGTCCTGCAGGTCACACATTACCTGGATGCCGGCCAG GTGAAGAGCGTGAAGCCGTGcctgaagcagctgcagcagtgcatcCAGACCATCTCCACCCTGCACGACGACGAGATCCTGCCCAGCAACCCCGCTGACCTCTTCCACTGGCTGCCCAAGGAGCACATGTGTGTGCTGGTCTACCTG GTGACCGTGATGCATTCCATGCAGGCAGGCTACCTGGAGAAGGCTCAGAAGTACACGGACAAAGCCCTCATGCAGCTGGAGAAGCTCAAAA tgctggactgcagccccatcctgtcctCATTCCAAGTGATTCTGCTGGAACACATCATCATGTGCAGGCTGGTCACGGGACACaaagccacagccctgcaggag AtctcccaggtgtgccagctgtgccagcagtcGCCCAGGCTCTTCTCCAACCACGCTGCCCAGCTGCACACGCTCCTG ggTCTGTACTGCATCTCTGTCAACTGCATGGATAATGCAGAAGCACAATTCACTACAGCACTGAGG ctcacaacccaccaggagctgtgggcGTTCATTGTCACCAACCTGGCCAGCGTCTACATCCGCGAGGGCAATCGGCACCAGGAG CTCTACAGTTTATTGGAAAGGATAAATCCCGACCACAACTTCCCAGTGAG TTCCCACTGTCTGCGGGCTGCAGCGTTCTACATCCGAGGgctcttctcctttttccaggGAAGATACAACGAGGCCAA GCGCTTTTTGCGGGAGACGCTGAAGATGTCGAACGCCGAGGACCTGAACCGGCTGACGGCGTGCtcgctggtgctgctgggccacATCTTCTACGTGCTGGGCAACCACAGG GAAAGCAACAACATGGTGGTGCCAGCCATGCAGCTGGCCAGCAAGATCCCAGACATGTCCGTGCAGCTCTGGTCCTCTGCCCTGCTCCGGG aCCTGAACAAGGCGTGTGGCAATGCCATGGATGCCCACGAGGCCGCCCAGATGCACCAGAacttctcccagcagctgctccaggaccaCATCGAGGCCTGCAGCCTCCCCGAGCACAACCTGATCACG TGGACGGATGGACCCCCCCCAGTCCAGTTCCAGGCCCAGAACGGCCCCACCACCAGCCTGGCCAGCCTGCTGTGA